The genomic interval GGTCCGGCAGTCGGTCGTGTTCCGCCAGTCACCGATCGGGCGCGCCGCAGGTTACGGGCGCGTCCAGGTGCAGACGCCTACCGGTGCCACGCTGCACGACTTCAACTGGCTCGCCGAGGCGGCCAGGTTCCGTGACGCGGTCACCGACGTCGCCGCGTGATCGGCCCAGCGCCCGGCTGACGGCCGGGTCCCATGAGCCTGGTCGTCTCGCTGGCTCTCGACTCCCAACGGCTGGTGGACCGGCTAGCGCCGACCTGAAAACTTGGCCTTCAGGTAGTCGCGGTTCATCATCGCGATGAAGTTGATCGAGATGCTCTTGGGACACGCAGCCTCGCACTCACCCATGTTGGTGCAGGAGCCGAAGAACTGCTCCATGGTGTCGACCATGTTGCTGACGCGTTCGAGTCGCTCAGGTGCACCCTGGGGCAGCAGGTTGAGGTGGGACACCTTCGAGGCGGTGAACAGCTGCGCTGCGCCGTTGGGACACGCGGCCACGCAGGCTCCGCAGCCGATGCAGGTCGCGGCGTCCATCGCGCTGTCCGCGGTCTCCTTCGGCACCGCGATCATGTTCGCGTCAGGCGCCGACCCCGTGTGCACCGAGACATAGCCCCCGGCCTCGATGATCCGGTCTAAGGCGCTGCGGTCGACCACCAGGTCCTTGATCACGGGGAAGCCAGCCGCCCGCCACGGCTCGATCGTGATCTCGTCGCCGTCGGAGTAGTGGCGCATGTGCAGCTGGCAGGTCGCGGTGCCGCGCTGGGGGCCGTGTGCCTGACCGTTGATCATGACGCCGCACGACCCGCAGATGCCCTCGCGGCAGTCGTGGTCGAACTGGATCGGCTCGGTGCCCTCGGCGATGAGCCGCTCGTTGACCACGTCGAGCATCTCGAGGAACGACATGTCCTCGCTGATGTCGGTTGCCTCGTAGGTCTCGAACCGACCCGCGTCACCAGGTCCCGACTGCCTCCACACGTGCAACGTGAGATCCATGGGTTTGGCCTTCGCCTCTGCTCTCAGGTGTTGGTTCCAGGGTCTGACCTTCGGGGCGTCCGGAGGGGCGGAGCCCGGGGAAGGCGTGTCAGCGCCGGCTACTTGTAGCTACGCTGGACCAGTTCGACGTGCTCGTACACGAGCGGCTCCTTGTGCAGCGTTGGTGCCTCCTCGACGCCGTTGGACTCCCAGGCCGCCACGTAGCGGTGGTGCTCGTCGTCACGCAGCGCCTCGCCGTCCTCGGTCTGGTACTCCTCGCGGAAGTGGGCCCCGCACGACTCGTTGCGGTCCAGCGCGTCGACGCACATCAGCTCGGCGAGCTCGAAGAAGTCCGCAACGCGCCCGGCCTTCTCCAGCGACTCGTTGAGGCTGGCGTCGTCGCCGAGCACACGCACGTCGCTGTGGAACTCCTCACGTAGCGCCGGGATCTCCGACAACGCCTTCTCAAGGCCCTCCCGGTTCCGCGACATTCCGCAGTAGTCCCACAGGATCCGGCCGAGCTCGCGGTGGAACCAGTCGACGCTACGGGTCCCACCGACGGACAGCAGCCGGTCGATGCGGCTGCGCACCGCCTTCTCGGTCTGCTTGAACGCGTCGTGGTCGGTGTCCACGGGCGACTCTCCGAGCAGCGGTGCGAGGTAGTTGCTGATCGTGTACGGCAGTACGAAGTAGCCGTCGGCCAGTCCCTGCATCAGCGCGCTCGCACCGAGGCGGTTGGCACCGTGGTCGCTGAAGTTGGCCTCCCCGATGACGAACAGCCCGGGCAGGTTGCTCATCAGGTGGTAGTCGACCCAGAGCCCGCCCATCGTGTAGTGCGGCGCGGGGTAGATGCGCATCGGGATCGCGTAGGGGTCCTCGCCGGTGATGCGCTCATACATCTCGAACAGGTTGCCGTAGTTCTCGATGATGGCCTCGACGCCGAGACGCTCGATCGCGTCGGCGAAGTCCAGGTACACCCCGTTCTGTCTCGGCCCGACGCCGTAGCCGGCATCGACGCGCTCCTTGGCGTTGCGGCTCGCGACGTCGCGCGGGACCAGGTTTCCGAACGCCGGATAGCGCTCCTCGAGGTAGTAGTAGCGGTCCTCAGCGGGGATGTCGCGTGGCGAGCGCTCGTCGTCGGCGTCACGCGGCACCCAGATGCGCCCGTCGTTGCGCAGCGACTCGCTCATCAACGTCAGCTTGGCCTGGAACTCCTCGCTGGCCGGGATGGCGGTCGGGTGGATCTGCGTGAAGCACGGGTTCGCGAAGTACGCGCCCCTGCGGTGGGCCCGCCAGATCGCCGTCGCGTTGCACTTCATCGCATTGGTCGACAGGTAGAACGCGTTGGAGTAGCCCCCGGTCGCGAGCACGATGGCGTGGGCGCTGTGCGAGGTGATCTCGCCGGTCAGCAGGTCGCGCACGACGACCCCGACGGCGTGCCCGTCAACGACGACGAGGTCGAGCAGCTCGGTCCGGTTGTGCAGCGTGACCTTGCCGGCGTCGATCTGGCGGGCCAGTGCCTGGTAGGCCCCGAGCAGCAGCTGCTGACCGGTCTGTCCGCGGGCGTAGAAGGTCCGCGATACCTGAGCGCCGCCGAAGGAGCGGTTGGCGAGCA from Euzebyales bacterium carries:
- a CDS encoding succinate dehydrogenase/fumarate reductase iron-sulfur subunit, translating into MDLTLHVWRQSGPGDAGRFETYEATDISEDMSFLEMLDVVNERLIAEGTEPIQFDHDCREGICGSCGVMINGQAHGPQRGTATCQLHMRHYSDGDEITIEPWRAAGFPVIKDLVVDRSALDRIIEAGGYVSVHTGSAPDANMIAVPKETADSAMDAATCIGCGACVAACPNGAAQLFTASKVSHLNLLPQGAPERLERVSNMVDTMEQFFGSCTNMGECEAACPKSISINFIAMMNRDYLKAKFSGRR
- a CDS encoding fumarate reductase/succinate dehydrogenase flavoprotein subunit, with amino-acid sequence MATDVSNITTGAELDGSVPTGDLETLWRHHQFDMRLVNPSNKRRFEIIMVGTGLAGASAAATLGELGYKVKIFTFHDSPRRAHSIAAQGGINAAKNYQNDGDSIFRLFHDTVKGGDYCSREANVYRLAEVSLEIIDQAVAQGVPFAREYGGLLANRSFGGAQVSRTFYARGQTGQQLLLGAYQALARQIDAGKVTLHNRTELLDLVVVDGHAVGVVVRDLLTGEITSHSAHAIVLATGGYSNAFYLSTNAMKCNATAIWRAHRRGAYFANPCFTQIHPTAIPASEEFQAKLTLMSESLRNDGRIWVPRDADDERSPRDIPAEDRYYYLEERYPAFGNLVPRDVASRNAKERVDAGYGVGPRQNGVYLDFADAIERLGVEAIIENYGNLFEMYERITGEDPYAIPMRIYPAPHYTMGGLWVDYHLMSNLPGLFVIGEANFSDHGANRLGASALMQGLADGYFVLPYTISNYLAPLLGESPVDTDHDAFKQTEKAVRSRIDRLLSVGGTRSVDWFHRELGRILWDYCGMSRNREGLEKALSEIPALREEFHSDVRVLGDDASLNESLEKAGRVADFFELAELMCVDALDRNESCGAHFREEYQTEDGEALRDDEHHRYVAAWESNGVEEAPTLHKEPLVYEHVELVQRSYK